In Stenotrophomonas sp. ESTM1D_MKCIP4_1, a single genomic region encodes these proteins:
- the pstC gene encoding phosphate ABC transporter permease subunit PstC, translated as MNAIAQPVAAPSTRDARDARNDKLFRWVLVGTVIFVLIALACAALSMLWGGRHALQMQGLSFFFSSDWNPVENKFGALAPIYGTLVTAFIAMVIAVPVSFGIAFFLTEVAPRWLRGPVGTAIELLAGIPSIIYGMWGLFVLVPVMTEYVTPFLNETLGEWPIIGPMFQGPPLGIGMLTAGFVLAIMVIPFISSVMREVFLTVPTRLKESAYALGSTKWEVSWDIVLPYTRSAVIGGVFLGLGRALGETMAVAFVIGNSVRLSPSLLEPGTTIAALIANDFGEATETYRSALLLLGFVLFIVTFVVLAIARLMLMRLSRKEGN; from the coding sequence ATGAATGCCATCGCCCAGCCTGTAGCCGCCCCGTCCACGCGCGATGCGCGTGATGCCCGCAACGACAAACTGTTCCGATGGGTGCTGGTCGGCACCGTCATCTTCGTCCTGATCGCCCTGGCCTGCGCCGCGCTGTCCATGCTGTGGGGCGGCCGCCATGCCCTGCAGATGCAGGGCCTGAGCTTCTTCTTCTCCTCCGACTGGAATCCGGTCGAGAACAAGTTCGGCGCCTTGGCCCCGATCTACGGCACCCTGGTCACCGCGTTCATCGCGATGGTCATCGCCGTGCCGGTCAGCTTCGGCATCGCCTTCTTCCTCACCGAAGTCGCGCCGCGCTGGCTGCGTGGCCCGGTCGGTACCGCCATCGAACTGCTGGCCGGCATTCCCTCGATCATCTACGGCATGTGGGGCCTGTTCGTGCTGGTGCCGGTGATGACCGAGTACGTCACCCCGTTCCTCAACGAAACCCTGGGCGAATGGCCGATCATCGGGCCGATGTTCCAGGGCCCGCCGCTGGGCATCGGCATGCTCACCGCCGGCTTCGTGCTGGCCATCATGGTCATCCCGTTCATTTCCTCGGTGATGCGCGAAGTGTTCCTGACCGTGCCGACCCGCCTGAAGGAATCGGCCTACGCGCTGGGTTCCACCAAGTGGGAAGTGAGCTGGGACATCGTCCTTCCCTACACCCGCTCGGCCGTCATCGGCGGCGTCTTCCTCGGCCTCGGCCGTGCACTGGGCGAAACGATGGCCGTGGCCTTCGTGATCGGCAACAGCGTGCGCCTGTCGCCCTCGCTGCTGGAACCGGGCACCACCATCGCCGCGCTGATCGCCAACGATTTCGGCGAAGCCACTGAAACCTACCGCTCGGCGCTGCTGCTGCTTGGCTTCGTCCTGTTCATCGTCACCTTCGTCGTGCTGGCCATCGCCCGCCTGATGCTGATGCGCCTGTCCCGCAAGGAGGGCAACTGA
- the pstA gene encoding phosphate ABC transporter permease PstA, with product MSTTADSLYLRRRIGNVIAIALSCATALFGLFFLGWILFTLASKGLAGINLDLFTKMTPPPMQEGGLANAFFGSAVMCALAIGIGTPLGVLAGTWLAEYGNARKAGTVVRFVNDILLSAPSIVLGLFVYTLYVMQTGGNFSAFAGALSLAFIVLPVVVRTTDEMLRLVPSQMREAALSLGIPQWKVIVQVLYRSASAGIITGILLALARISGETAPLLFTAFGNQYWNNNIFQPMASVPVVMNQFAGSPYESWQVLAWAGALVLTVFVLLVSLAARGILLRNRISHD from the coding sequence ATGTCCACCACCGCTGACTCCCTGTACCTGCGCCGCCGCATCGGCAACGTCATCGCCATTGCGCTGTCCTGCGCCACCGCCCTGTTCGGTCTGTTCTTCCTGGGCTGGATCCTGTTCACCCTGGCCTCCAAGGGCCTGGCCGGCATCAACCTGGATCTCTTCACCAAGATGACGCCGCCGCCGATGCAGGAAGGTGGCCTGGCCAATGCCTTCTTCGGCAGCGCGGTGATGTGTGCGCTGGCAATCGGCATCGGCACCCCGCTGGGCGTGCTGGCCGGTACCTGGCTGGCCGAGTACGGCAACGCCCGCAAGGCCGGCACCGTGGTCCGCTTCGTCAACGACATCCTGCTGTCGGCACCGTCCATCGTGCTGGGCCTGTTCGTCTACACGCTGTACGTGATGCAGACCGGCGGCAACTTCTCCGCCTTCGCCGGTGCGCTGTCGCTGGCCTTCATCGTGCTGCCGGTGGTGGTACGCACCACTGACGAGATGCTGCGCCTGGTGCCTTCGCAGATGCGCGAAGCCGCCCTGTCGCTGGGCATACCGCAGTGGAAGGTGATCGTGCAGGTGCTGTACCGCAGCGCCTCGGCCGGCATCATCACCGGCATCCTGCTGGCCCTGGCCCGCATTTCCGGCGAGACCGCCCCGCTGCTGTTCACCGCGTTCGGCAACCAGTACTGGAACAACAACATCTTCCAGCCGATGGCTTCGGTGCCGGTGGTGATGAACCAGTTCGCCGGCAGCCCGTATGAATCCTGGCAGGTGCTGGCCTGGGCCGGTGCCCTGGTGCTGACTGTCTTCGTGTTGCTGGTCAGCCTTGCTGCCCGCGGCATCCTGCTGCGCAACCGTATCTCCCATGACTGA